One Spinacia oleracea cultivar Varoflay chromosome 4, BTI_SOV_V1, whole genome shotgun sequence DNA segment encodes these proteins:
- the LOC110802865 gene encoding uncharacterized protein, which yields MQGCATLPRPGCSGKYARVDRPSSGSGAPPKGGVNYPRFHGKGRSKGKGSRMRFGTWNIGYLTGRLVEVVEAREIAPWGYKLWYSGKTRGRNGVGILIDREYSDDVVDVSRKSDRIMSIKLVIGDEVVTIVSAYAPQVGLDASNRQEIWEDLEEVVQRVPRSEKLIIGGDLNGHVGSSRDGFESIHGGFGYGERNEAGNAILDFALAYDLGIMNTWFEKRDSHLVTYKSGDNTSQIDFFLVRNALRQCYTNCKVIPGESTTTQHKLVVLDF from the exons ATGCAAGGGTGCGCTACACTTCCTAGGCCCGGGTGTAGTGGAAAATATGCAAGGGTTGATAGGCCGTCGTCCGGAAGCGGCGCGCCACCCAAGGGTGGTGTTAACTATCCAAGGTTTCATGGTAAGGGTAGGAGTAAGGGTAAGGGTAGTAGGATGCGTTTTGGGACTTGGAACATTGGTTATTTGACAGGGAGATTAGTCGAAGTAGTAGAG GCAAGAGAAATAGCTCCATGGGGTTATAAGCTTTGGTATTCGGGAAAAACTAGGGGTAGGAATGGAGTAGGTATCCTTATTGACCGAGAATATAGTGATGATGTAGTGGACGTGTCCCGAAAGAGTGATCGAATTATGAGTATTAAGCTTGTGATAGGGGATGAAGTTGTAACTATTGTGAGTGCCTATGCACCACAAGTAGGACTAGATGCTTCAAACAGACAAGAAATTTGGGAGGATTTAGAAGAAGTGGTACAACGTGTCCCTAGAAGTGAGAAACTGATCATTGGTGGGGATCTCAACGGACATGTAGGCTCGAGTCGCGATGGATTTGAAAGCATTCATGGTGGTTTTGGGTATGGGGAGCGGAATGAAGCGGGAAATGctattttggattttgcattGGCATATGACTTGGGAATAATGAACACTTGGTTTGAGAAAAGAGACTCTCATCTAGTAACCTATAAGAGTGGAGATAATACGAGTCAGATTGACTTCTTTTTAGTAAGGAATGCTTTGAGACAGTGCTATACCAATTGTAAGGTGATTCCGGGTGAGAGTACAACAACCCAACATAAGCTTGTGGTCCTTGATTTTTGA